A segment of the Polyodon spathula isolate WHYD16114869_AA chromosome 1, ASM1765450v1, whole genome shotgun sequence genome:
ctcacctaccgatgccttgaccagactgcacccagctacctccagaccctcgcctctccctacacccccacccgacctctctgcttcgcctgcactagaagactggctgtacatCCTGTATGCTCCTCTGTCTCCAGAGATCGCTTCTTCTACACCCTCGCCCCGCAATGGTGGAACAACCTTcgtacggatgtcaggactgcctaatccctgaccaccttctggcacctccacaagacacacctcttcagacaacacctgtaaaactcaacttttCAATAAAGAATATAGCATATATCTGCTTTTAATGCACTTTagcttgcacttatctgctccctattttactgtatttaatcctgcacttaatccaGTCTGTagcattttgtatttcacttgcactcgtatctaaccctgatgtaactatcaacactgtttcTTGGTCTTGAACTGCCActatatcaaatcgtactgtgttttgtatttgcttttattagaACTGAAGTCTTTGTATTTGTATCTTGCTCttgattgtactgtaattcttgatatatattttattctgtatacaactgtaagttgtccTGAGTAAGGGTGTCTGTTAGGAAATAAGTAATAATAGATGGTTATCACTGGGTAcggacttatttttaaaaaaggtggTTAGTTTGGAAAGTACCGGGAGCTTGAGGTGTTagtttgaatttgttattttcaGAGAAATGGTTATTTTTCAGAAACTGCTGGCTGAAAAATGCAGAGCAAGAAGTTCAATGTGTGTGCAAGTTGGCTATGTTACATACTGGTCTTGTTCATTTCAGATGAGGGAGGAAGAAGAGAGACGGCAACATGAGGAAAAACTGAAACGATTAGAGGAAGAGAGAACCCAGAGGATTTATATGGACCTCAGGGAAGTCCAACAATCCGTGGAGAAGAGTGAAGACAAGGAGTGGCAGGAGTCTCGTACGTGTCATTTGGTAGAACTCGAATACATGAATAGAATAGCAGGAATGTCTTCAAGAGCAAATTAGCTGGGgtacaaaaaaacagcattatagtaaaaatctgtgtttatttttgtatggaaAAGCTCCATAATGCAAAGCGtgtagtgtataataataataataataataatagtaataataatattaatacaattaaattccCATTGCCCCTAGGGGGAGCGGGGGGGCAGGGACTTATCTGCTCATATAATATTCACTTGTTGCTGGGCAACAGAGGCTCAAGAGAATTTGCTCCAAATTCTGAGACCGTCCCTATAAATTCATATAGTCCACCCAAGACTGTAGCGAAGCACAGACCTAAAATGTGAAAGTCATAACAAAAAAAACGAATTAAAGCCGGAACAAAACAAGTCAATATAAGTCGGTATTCGTGAACCGATCTTCTACCATGTTGCTGTTTATGACCCCACATGTGGAGGGACTCCCTGTTCAAGGTTTTGTATACCATTGCAATCCGTTTCTACTGCTTAGCTGTTTGCAAGATGGAGAAGGTACAATACCAACTATTCCTCCCAAGTGTTGAGATGGTAAGTGTGCACTTGATTTGAAAGACATGTGTTCTTGTTGCAGCTAGAAGAAGAATATATGAGCTGTTGCCAGtttttgggagaaaaaaacattatcaagCCAGAAGGGGATTTACCCCGTTTTTCTTTGTGTCTGAATTTGTCAAAACTGTTTGACTGCATAACTGGGTTTGTAATCGTGGTAACTTCCTGTAACGCGTGCAGTGAGTGGGCTGAATATAGTTCTGCACTGGACTAGCACTCATTTGAAGTTCAGAAAGCTTACGGCACTCCTTGTCTTCATGGTTAGTGAGGAAGTCTAAGGCAGCAGATGTGCAAAGGAGGTTTATTGCGAAACAAGCAAGAGATGACCACAAGCGTCACTCGCTGAAGGCTGTCAAGCATGGTACAGTGGCGGCCATGTCAAAGGCATTTGGTGGTGGAAAGCCTCTTCCACCAAAACCGAAGCCAAGAAATAACACCCACAATGATCATGTGACTGGAAGGTAAGAGCTGCTTCTAAATCTAATTAAGGGCTTGTGCATTACTGTGATGGTGGCCTTTTTCAAATTTACATCATTTCGATAATACTAACAGCAAAACGTGTATAGCTTTTTCAAACCAGAGgaaataaaatgttgtaaaacCACCTTGATGCCACTCCCTTCActtcaacaaaacataaacacacacaaaccttACAGTTTATAAGGCCAGCAATGACACATGTTCAATGCTGTATATTCGAGCACCCTTACTTTCAgttcaaaactacattttaataacGTGTGCTCTACATTAATTCTATAAGATTACCTTTCCAGGCCAATTACTCATAGAAACATTCATTGTAAGGTTGACAATGTAACATGTGGATCCCAGTTGACTGTTTGGTACAGTCTTTCAGTCGGATCTTCAGTGCACACTAGTTCATTGCAATTTAGCCCTTGTTTTCTTACAATTTGGGAGGTTTATGATAAAATTATAGATTTagttgaggttttttttctttcaaattactGTACAATGGAGACTGTATAATCCTAGTGTTGAATTTGCATTGTGGTAAACAGTGACCATCAGAACAACCTTTTGTTCAGTATCATTTACATGTGGTGGTAACTGAAagaataaatatgtactgtatagcaaGTTTCACTTTGGTTGGACATTGTtggattagctgcagtgtcaTAAATCTCAGTATTTCACAGCCTTGCTGAAACCTGAGATACATGCATTTGTTTGTCTTTCCACCTTAGTAGAATATGTGTTAAAATGAAACGGTTACCTTGTGCTTTTCCCACCAAGCACCTGTTTGCTTGTGCTGATTACACCAGTCTAATCATTTCCTGCGAGGTTAACTGTTCGCCAGGTAATATTTTCCCTGTTGTGATTTCCAGTAAAGCAGGACTTCGGAGGACACTCTCTACCTCGACCCGAGAGGTCATCATCAGGTGGTTTAAAGAAGAGCAGATCCCACGTCGAGCTGGTTACGAAAAGCACAGTGAGCGTATTGCACCCTGGTTTCATGGTGAGCTATATATAGGTTTACTTTATGAGGTTGTCCTTGCCGCTGTTGAAGTGTCCATCCTAACTCATCCCAGGCTTTCTCAATGGGGTTTAAATAGGCTGAAAGCGTAGACGAAATTCATGACTTCTAGTGCaagtgtttgtcattgaattttagtttcttttagtattttttaattcagaattATTGAGTGGTTTGTTACAGTAATTATTGATAATAAGGCAAAATCCAGTCAAACTAATCCTCtgcaacatttaacacacaatggTTTTTGGATCAAACCAGCCTATTTATAAGGGGACCCTTATGTGCTGATCTATGTCGGTACATCCGGCTGTCTGTCATCACACTCCATATGGTGAACAAGGTGACTGACTTGATCATTACCAATCTCATACTCTCCTACTCTCCTGTAgatgttttggattgcatttggctaaaatctgattattttttatttaaaaacctttagcttgtttaatttattttgaaatattaaaaaataaatatttgacacAGATTCCTGTGCAACCTCACTCCCTACTTACCAAGTAGGCATTCAGACCTCACCTGAGACCTGCACTcctttttgtctgtattttgaaCATAGCCCTCCTGTAGGTAGAGTCAGACACTTTCCTGAAACCTATTGAAAAGATTGCCCGTTGGTCTTTGTCGTTTACAAGTCTGTACAGTTTGAAGTTGTTTACGTCGACAGGAACCATTTAAAAAACTAGTAAGCAATACAAACTAACATTTGCAGGAATTTTTATTCAGTCAAATTCAATTTTAACCCACTGgtgtattcttgtattttcatatGAATTCATTGTAGTTCTGTCATGTCATGCTGTTGTTGAGCCAGGACAAAACTGATAACAAAACGTCATgagaccgttttttttttttttttcttcacccaAGTGATTTATTATCCTGATTAAATAAACACTGGTATTGCTATTAATGTTGACTACATTAACAACATTTTAGTTCCCTGTTTTGAAGTCCACaactatgtactgtactgtacagcattatgaaacatattttatccCTAAAAAACCCATCTCTGCTAATGGTTTTGTTGGTAAGACTCATTTGCATGTTTTCCGTATCCCTTGTTTTAAGCTTTGTCAGGACTCACCTTGCTGACCTACTGTAGCATGGCAGTTTCCTTCTCCCTTTGAAAGACACGACAAGCCCAAATCAATAACAAGGGTGACAATTCCAATAGAAGTGACCATGACTCAGATGTTActccctgtctgtgtgtggagAGGGGAGCGGGGTTAACAAGTTCAGTACAGTTTTCCTTCTTTATAAACACACTTGTGTTTCACATTTAATTATGGATTCAATGTGAGGACTTCTAGTCCAGTCTAAATTTTATAAACACTTTTCCATTCCCATTCTTTCTCATCTCAGGTGTTTGGTATATTACTTCATATGgttcaaaaatcaaaaaaaaaaaattttacattttcagcttttttttttcctgttttttctttaggCATCATATCGAGAGAGGAGGCAGAGGATCTGCTCCGCTCAAAGGGGCAAGGATCCTTTCTGATCCGAGTCAGTGAGAAGATTATGGGCTATGTGCTTTCCTACCGATGCCAAGACAGTTTCAAACATTTTCTCATCGATGCCTCTGAGGATTCCTACTGTTTTCTTGGCGTCGAGCAGTTGGTGCATTCAACACTGTCTGATCTTGTTGAGTATCACAAGGTAACCTCCTCTTGTGTTTCTCTGTGCACCTCtatttgaagtttgttttatgGAACATGCAGCAAATTCACGATTTGTTTTTAGCTTGTGTATTCGCAGCAGGCCATCCATATTTTGGTGACAAGAACATGCACCTTCTCTTTTACACTGGTATCTGAAAAGTGGTTTTACAATCTAGGAAATATAATTACATACCGTACCTGCGTATGTTGCTCGTGTTAGAGAATCACTTATCcaactgcaataaaaatgtgGATACATTTTAAGAATATAGGAACCTGTCTCTCCTATATACATGTACACACAGTTGATGTACAGCATGATGATTTGCTTTCTTATCTTATTGAAAATGGTAgctcttattttgtatttgcaattgATATATTTGATCATTTTTGCAGCACCGCAATTAGCTGTTGCTTTTTGTAAGTGCTTTTAGCCAGATTTGTTGGtaaatatatgtaatatttttttcttccaacaGGTGGAGCCAGTTTCTATTATGGGAAGAGAACAGCTTCTTGAACCCTGTGGACAGATGGGGAATTGCCTGGATTACTCTGATCTTTTTCAATGACAGATATGTAAAACATGCCATGCAGGGATTAAGGTCAAATCACCGGCTTCTGTGGTTTTAGAATTTTGTACTTGTGATCATACACTTCTCTACCAAAGTACCATACCTGTTCTTATAAAGTAATCTTTTACCCGGATGCAAAGGCTAGAggtaaaaaattgtatttactgtCTTCAAAAGGTAGGTTAGTGGCTTTTTACAGAGTCTGGTGGAAATAACTAatattgcatagtagtttcattcattccaggttttacttcacgcttgattagccacagtctataggtaacaagctcgggtgtcTTAACATAGTAAAACCAATAATGGATTAAACtactatgcaacaggagtctttatttccatccctgttactGTGTGATCTactactattttgtttttaaacggcaaactaaaaaaaagttgtacTGTGCAAACCAATACGATcatacatatacaaaatatacgtaggcagtaaaaaataaataattaacctgTTAAGGCCTTAATGGTAGAATGAAGGTTGACTCTGTAGTTCTGAAGTATCGCAGCCAAGTAAGCTATCTGTGTATACAAAGGTTTCATTTTTACTTTCGACACGTCAATATCGTACTGACATTGCGTGTTAGTGTTACTTTTATGTCAGTGCTGTTTTCTACTAAAGAAGGTTTAGTGGTGAATACCTATTTTAATATCAATTTTGTGATTGGTCATGGTCATTcaaatgcaattttattaaaaaaaaaaattaaaataaaaatggggcAATTTATTGTGTACATAATGTATGGTAAGTGAAGAGCACGTGTCTGAATAACTGACTGgactgaaaaacaaatgtgtattagATGTGTGATTTAAATGAGTAATGTTTTTAATATCACGAGTATATCATTTAATAAAGATATGAACACAATTGTATGactttttattaaaagaaaggtACACAACTGTTCAGCAAGACATATAGCTGTGTTATATATATCTGCAGAAATACCATACCAGTCCTAGCATTGATAATAACCTTTAACATGGcaaatacaattgcattttatatttgtattacattgttCTGTAAATCCCATTCAACTACAGATGAGtgctttacaattttacaaaaagtCTAGCAATAGCAGTTAGCAAAAGTACTCGTTTTAGAACAAAATGTTGTTAAACACATTTACCTATTCTGggtattaaaagtaaaaataatagtaGTGTCCAcacataaaatatgtatgtttccCTTTAtgatttttaatgtaatgtacagatatttaaaatgtattcctttaaTGTGCATCACACCAAGTCTAGAGACATATGCTACCCACAGTGTCTTACATGTGCTACATTTTCAGCGCTCTTATTAAGAGCACATTGAAACCCATTTACACAGTGGAAGCTGGGTCACCTTTTCCCCTTTTATTAGAATAGAGGAATGCAGCAAATCAAACTGTACAGTTCTCTACAATGCACATAACTGGTAGAAACACTgtatcaaaatacatatttacattatagAACAAAATCCTTAACATTGAAAACAATGCCCTAAATggaagcgaaaaaaaaaaaaaaacctgtgaatATCTTCTGTATTGAGTTTAAAAAGTGTATTCAAATTAACTGTTGGTATCAAGTAGATCCGGTCTCCAATTATTGCAACAacccattttaataataataataataccggtAAGGACAGCAATGTTTTAAATCCTAATTACCATTAATGCTACCAGTATGGTTAACAGATATTTTGTGGGGACTGCGTTCACATTAAGAACTGTCCAATCAGGTTAGCAATGCCCAATACTATAAGAAAACTATGGAAAACGACAGACGGCCACCGGAGCTGTCCCAACCGATGAAGTGAAATCATGTGGATGACCGaaggaaacacaaacacataggCAAGACCACAGGTAGCTCCGGAATacctggaaaataaacacaaaaacaacacattacacACAGCTTCTTTTATATTCTAGTACAACACATTAACATGCAGAATACGAATAAGCAGCCAACAATGTTTAATCCTGTTATAGGTTAAATTCCAGCTTTTttcttaactctttcagcactaagtgGTTTATTTTATAACCCTATTCCCCTCTGCAATAAGACAATAAAAACAGTGGTGGTTGATGAATTCCAGGAGAATTTCGTGGAGATGTAAACTGTAATGCTCTACTAAAATCAAGCTGTGGATTATCAACATTTAtataactttacagaaagactacccaAGCATAACTAAATATTCAGTGTCATATAAAGAACACCAAACGATGATCATGGATACATCCACAGCATTCTTTCTACTGTACTAATGTAACTGACCACTTTGGTAgtattaaaatgcactaaaacatttttttgcattaaaaaaacaaacaaaaaaccaacatGTACCTGATAATAGAGCCTATGTTTGGATAAAATCTTGCCATAAGCACCCCTGCTCCCACAATTATTAGGTTCAAAGTCATCACATGGAAAacactttggaaaaaaaaaaaaaaaaaaaaaaaaagaaagcatataAATGCAATCTGACACAGGAAGTCATGTACATGAAAAACTTGGGAAACATCTGCTAGATTACCCAAAAACTTAGCAATTACAGTAAACCTTTATAGTGTGGTAGAAAGTTTACACCACAACCCAAGAATAATTACAATCAACCTATGCAGCCTACAGCCTCCAACAAAATAACTCCTCCACACCAGGTTCAACCAACACAAATATTCAAGTAACCTTAAACTCAATGACAAATGTTAATGGAATCGCTTTTTCAATGATTGTCACAGGTTTGTCAAGTCTGTTcggtttcagaaaacaaaaaaacaaatgacgggcctcctgagtggtgcatccagtaaaggcgctccgcatggagtgcaggatgcgccctatagcccgCAGGtaacaggttcaagtccaggctattctttTGCCagccatggacgggagttcccagggggtggcgcccAACTGGCCGAGCGCCTCCCCggagtggggagggcttaggttggccagggtgtcctcagcacaccgtgcaccagcgacccctctAGACTGGCGGGGCTGCAGactgaaaagaagcagacagctgacagcacacgtttcagaggacgcatgtgtttgtcttcgtctctcccgagtcagagcaggggttgcagcggtgagccaggcttatggattgggcatttcaaattgggtaaaATACAATTGTCAATTCCAAAttattaagaaaaagaaaaagattatagTTGTACTGCCTTCACAACTATAATAAAGCACACTAACCTGGGGTAGGGTTTCCCAAAGATCTGTCCCATCAACTGGACTCGAACGAGGTAGCCCAGCAATGGATAAACTGTACTCATCTGGAACAGCAGGCATGCTCTGGCTATGAACACCAGAATGTCACTGCTAGGAAAGTTGTCCAAAAAgttctataaaaagaaaaacagtaaatatgCAAGCAGCTGAAAACAGGGCTTTGAGATTCACACAACCTTAGCTGTATGAATATtcgaaccatgaattctgctgcAAAACATACCCTGCTGTTTATGGGTTCAAGACATTTCTATGACCTGTTCAGATTTAGccaacatacaaaaataaagttcaaCAAAAATGACACCAAGATGAccacaacaatatatatacatattttataggTTATTGTAGTTTTACTGCCACCTACTGTACATTTCTTGCACTACTACACTGACAAGCAGATAATGACACTAAAAATCTCTGCTTTTCTTACCGGCTCAATACAATCTTTAGATAATGGTGGGGAGGGAAACACTGCAAATATCAAAATCCCAACATAGAGGTATGTCAGTCCAACCAGTAAGTAAGCAATGGAGAGGTCCCTTacctaaaaataaagaaataacaaagggggagaaatattattttattaagggCACTTCTGTGTTTTACAAACAAGTGAAAACAGCACAGGTACATTGTCAAGTTgcttgcaacattttatttttaagcaaagaTATGTTTACTTACATTGTTTTCCTGGTTCTTGTTGTTTTTCAGCAGCGTGATCACACAGTTGTGAATAAAGAAAGCAAGGGTAAGAACTCCAGTAAGCTGTGGGAACAGCGATCTGAACTctttaggaaagaaaaaaaacaagtcagggtattaaaataaaaacgtatataaaacaaatatgcaaaaacaatacctctaccaataataataattttatccATGAACAAGATCAATTTTACATTCGAAGAGATGAGGGTCTACACTTTCTGGCCAACTTCCCATGAACAGAAAGACCATTTTGATACTGTTAATAGCCACAAACTTAAAAATATGACCAATCCTCACAGTTGAAAGAATGACAAAAGATCAAAGATGCTTTCTTTACTGAGGTAGACCAGAAACTATTTATGCTTAACCCCATTGAGGGAGACAGCCACGCACTGATGGAATGGAGACGGCTTGGGTCACCAGCAGGGATGAAAGTCAGGATAAACTACAAAAGAGCTGAGAGGACAAAAGCTGACTGAGCGTGAGTGAACAATGTGCTCCCATGTCTGGCAGATACACCACAGGTCTGGAAGAAAGCTTAGGAGAACCAGTTAGGAGTGGAGATATTACAATCAAGACAACATTTACATTCAGGAGACACTGAAACTCTCCCAGTGTCTTGAAAAAATATTATTCACAGGGTTTACCTGGAACAAAAAAGTCTGTTGAATGAAACCAGTGAAACTCTAGGTGAAATCCAAGATGGGCTGCCTTCAAGGTTACCAAAATAATCAGATACGCCACTGAAACTGTAcctgaggttaaaaaaaataattaaaaaaaaaaaggtaaatgtaaacAGGACAACAAATAAATACGTCAAAAAATGTTTGAGCAATTTGACAGAAATAGAACAGTCATACAATCCTTCATACACAAACACTCAAAACAGACTTGCTTTGCAGGTGCTATGAATGTAAAGAATCAAATCCATGTCAATGCCTGTGTCCATTCAAGCGGTTATTAAACCATACAATCAGCAAATCATTTTCAGAATCGACACTCGGGCTGCGTATTCCAAAATATTAGCAATATGGGTGCACAAATTCATCACAAATCAACAGACTTTTTAATACATCATTTATACTTATTGCCTTTTCCACTtaattacttatatatatatatatatatatatatatatatatatatatatatatatacatacacacatacacacacacacaccacaggatatatatatatatatatatatatatatatatatatatatatatatatatatatatatatatatatatatatatatatattaaacaggataagcggttctctagaaaagtaaaaatgtaaatgtgacacatgtacatatataaaGACACAGACAGGCCTCTCCTTATATCTCTAGAGTCTGACACTCAAGAAGCTGTGTTAAATACGTCCAAACCAAGTTTCACCACAATTggataatt
Coding sequences within it:
- the LOC121316705 gene encoding SH2 domain-containing protein 4A-like encodes the protein MLEQILADMWIEPELLAELNEEQKQILFFKMREEQVRKWKVKEALLEKEQSLKKKSKKANGKSVKWLLGSDNDVWVWVMGEHLQDRTYDEICDDIMAERARQQAQREAEEVRRKNKEELDKRFSNALSLEPQMDSSLDSWKKAALEEKQARLSEAAEQKRTELELKMREEEERRQHEEKLKRLEEERTQRIYMDLREVQQSVEKSEDKEWQESLRKSKAADVQRRFIAKQARDDHKRHSLKAVKHGTVAAMSKAFGGGKPLPPKPKPRNNTHNDHVTGSKAGLRRTLSTSTREVIIRWFKEEQIPRRAGYEKHSERIAPWFHGIISREEAEDLLRSKGQGSFLIRVSEKIMGYVLSYRCQDSFKHFLIDASEDSYCFLGVEQLVHSTLSDLVEYHKVEPVSIMGREQLLEPCGQMGNCLDYSDLFQ